The following DNA comes from Oncorhynchus masou masou isolate Uvic2021 chromosome 21, UVic_Omas_1.1, whole genome shotgun sequence.
ACACAgttacacatcaattaaaaacacaactccaattcctcctccacagtaactacacACAACAGCCTCTGAATACCCCATATACTCAAAACAGATCCCTGTCCCCGAATGCTGTTCTTTCGGGTCTTCCATATCGCTAATTTTGCTGCCCCTAACACAAAattaagcaacacaactacacccttttgactgagcctgtactttggcccaaatatatacagttgggaaGAGACCACCTCTCCCAACGTTGAGAACCAATCAGTGATCAGTTCAATCATCCCAACCAACCTGGGACACAGTaaaaacagatgtgccagagattcagcacagaatggacacccctccccaacagtagggtccaggtgtaccagatgcatgttggtggctatagctcaatgtattatcctccattggaggtcagctgtcctcttatCAATAGGCAGTTTGTATAATGATCACCAACAGCCTTTTGGGGAGGCACCTGGACCAAGCACATCCGCCCACCTCGTCGATTTTTACCCCTTCCAGGGAAGAGGCATGGGACACCTTTCCACATATTCTGTAcatggccttctttcccacctccttgaactcccccagctccggggtatcgaaggaaagcagcatccccacgtcctcttcaaatgcccccatcgcagcactaacaatcagtgcagggaacataatccagaccctccttccaccgATCAGAATTGGAAGTGTCAGTCACATACTGCAGATGAAGCACTGGCAAGGAGTCGCAGACCTCATCGACGACCTTCCTCAGTAGGCGAGATGATCGGATCCccgctctttctcccagctcctccaacgatctgctcctgctccgcaTCAGATGACCCAGCTTGGTACACCCCACGCCTAACAGGCATGAACATAGGCTAGCTGAACCCAGAATACGGGACTGGATGGCAGTGTTGTGAAAAAGaggctcttcaaaaagccacatccctggtgGCGTGCAGGCCTTACGGGACTTGACATAGACTCTCCAAGCCTGCATAACAGACTCATAAAATGGAGTCAGGACAGTCAAATCACCCCCCTCCAGCTTTAAGAGGAAAATATGCTTGTCTAAGCCCAAACAGCCCGCTCTCCTCATCAATATGTAGGCTGTTTCAACCCAGCTAGAACAGTCTCTGTACAACAATCTCTGGGCTGCTTGGACCCGGAAAGCCATGATTCTAGAGGAAATGTCAACCAGGCCTTGCCCACCATCGtgcagtggcaggtacagggctgcagctttgatccagtgttgtccagaccagaagaaattgacaagggtcatctgaagctcttgtatcagaccctttggtggctgtaaaatcattagtctgtgccacagggtagaAGCAGCAAGATTATTAGCTACCAGGACCCGTCTACTATAAGACAGCTGGGGCAACACCCATTTCCACCGTGACAGTCTGGCACACACTTTCTTCGCTACACCCTCCCAGTTCTTTTTCTGAAAGACATCAGAGCCTAGAAAAACCCCCAAAGTCTTCATCCCATCTCTGCCCCACTGAAACCCCCCTGGTAACcttggagtggaccccatctgaagctgacctgcccacagcgcttcactctttccccaattgactctagctgaggaggccccctcatacacctttaacgcgtttgagagaaccttaacatcctcaccccctgtaataaaaactatcacgtcatctgcatacgcagacagtgctatcgtgggacccttcattacacctggcacagagaaaccagtaagcttcgctcttaaaaacaaagcattggttcaatcgccagactatataactgccctgaaattgggcatccctgcctgatgcccctttcgacagggatggggcaacttaaaccaccacccaccttcaccatacacgaggctccagcatacagtaaattcacccaagacagaaaaacatccccaaacccaaaggcttaaattgttttaaacaagtactggtggtccacacgatcaaaagccttctcctgatccaacgaaagtaaacccacatttacatcagacagtttacaaatgtctaaaacatctctTATTAGAAACAAGTTGTCAACAATAGAGCGATTAGGTATACAGTAGGACTGGTCCTTGTGGATCAACAATCTCAGATACTCTTTCAACCTGTTTGAGAGACATTTAGAAACGATTTTGTATTCTGCGCACAGCAAAGCAATAGGcaacagtgaaagcaccacacgttgacaggatacaggaagagaaccctcatgaaAATGTTCACACAGCACTTCATAAAAATCCTCCCCAATAGACCCCCAAAAGTGCCCAAAAACTCAGATGGTAAACCATCGATGCCTGGGGCTCGGCCTGTTGAGAGCTGCATAACTGCTGTGGACAGCTCCTGCAGTGTAATGTCAGCATCCAATGCGACTCTCTGCTCAGATCCCAATTGAGGAAGACCATGTAacaactgttcagtacacagagagtcacAATCCTCCACCTTATAAAGGGAAGAGCAGAAATCCACGGCATGTTGATGCATTTCGTGGTCACCTTCCCATcagggagacgaaggcagaccatctgtttaCGTTGAAATGTCGACTGTCCGGGGTTAAAAAAAAGCACTAGGAGCCTCCATATCCTCGAGGGACGCACAACGAGACCtaatcaaggcacccttcactctttcatgcagaaacgacctcagttcatgtctcttgtcctgtaagttcatgactagtccagggtcattctgagtgagcagcttcaattcaatagacttgatgtcctgttcaagggccttgatagtctctttaacttcaatttgagacagagcagtacactgttgacaaaatactcgtatttgggccttcccaacctcccaccattgtctcaaggactcaaaattcccctttataaccctccatttttcccaaaacaacaaaaacctttcacaaaacatgacatcatgtaacaatttaacattaaaataccagtaaggtgatgaccttcgtggacaggacaagtgaatatcaacagtaacaatatgatgatcagagaaacccacaggagtaatggcacactttccaaccctactacagtattgctcagatacatacaacctgtctaaccttgctgcactGACACAACCTTCATTAATTTTTAGCCATGTGTACTGCCTAACTTTTGCATTCCttactctccacacatcagaaagctcaaactcagtTAATAGGCCAGACAGGCAAGTGGCTGACCGCAGGTGAGGTTCTTCAGCGGTGCGATCAACAGTAAAATCCACTGTACCATTCCAGTCAacccctaaaaccatacacccctcttgatcacactgtcttaaggtttcctttatttgatcaaaaACAGCAATACGCTCTGTACCCTCAATAGGAgcataaacataaaaaaaaaaaacataacatccaccttgaccaataaaacctgacccttgacaatctctgttgtagataccacagtcacccctaagcctgaggaaaacaagattgccaccccagcactgaaattagtaccatgactgagtacatgctgcccctcccaccacataccccagtcaacATACCCCAGTCAACTACATTAAGCCTTTTCTGTTGTATTACTTCTAATACCCaagccctcttattcctgtcccttcccccattaATATTAAGAGAACCAACCCTTAGTACTTCCatatagaaaagagaaaagaaaagcagaagaaaccacagagaaaccaaCGAGAAAAAAGACACCCTATGAAGCATGATCATCATCATTCCTCCACCGTGACAgcagcttcagtaacacacctaaagccgtgccgaagtgacaggGACGGCATCCCCAATCGGGCTGCCATCCCCGCCAAAATCAGGGTAATTTcgatacaaaaaaacaaaatacttaatTCTACCACAAGAAAAATAATAACCTTAATCATGCACAGAGAAAACCCCAAAAAATGCCACCAAGAAATAGCAAACCGAAAGAAAGTTGTGAATATCTAACTCTCCACAACACACGCACTCCTTCACTCAAacaattcccagcatgcaccaatcactcccagcatgcagagagagagagagagagagagagagagagagagagagagagagatgtaattaGGGGGAACCCGACTGTCTCAAGGCTGTTGCTGTGTGCCTCCTCTGAGTCATACCAACATACATGCTGGAGTTTTCACTGATTCATGTACAACATCTCTCGAATCTGTTTGGTTCCAAAGTGACTGGCGCTCCATGTGAAATGTCAAACTACGTTTCATATCAGTACGAATTTAAGGCTACTGCGCTGTTATTGTGAGAATGGTCTATTACAGCTGAGTAATAAGCCATGTCAATGTATTATCAGTTCTGAAATGCAAGACTGATGTACATGAGAATAGAACATGCTTTAGACCTGAATGTATCCCTCAATCCATGAATAAGAATCACAGATCATTGCCTGTGCTCTGGTGtagtccatctcctcctcttctctgtgtGTCGCAGATAAAGATGTCCCAGGTGAAACAGGTGGGCCTGCTGGCTGCCGGGTGCCAGCCCTGGAACAAAGATGTGTGTGCTGCCAGTGAAGACCGGTTCGCTTACTGTGCAACACTTGCTATATATGTCTACCAGGTAATTAGCTTGGCAAAaatcggtgtgtgtgtgagtgtgcgtctGTGTGCCTGTGGACGTGTGTGCGCGCACGCGCGTGTGTGCGCCCGTGTTGGCATGCGTGCACCTCTCGTTGCGCGTGCTCTCTACCTTCCCTGTCGAAAGGACACGCAAAAGAGATGTCTAATCTGCaagtgatttctgtcattctgacgTTTTCCTTATCTATCGTTATCTCTGCCACCCCATCTGTTTACATATGCAACACCAATACCAATGTATTCCTCGTCGTTCCCATCTGCACCCATGCAGTTGGACCACAGATACAATGAGTTCAAGCTTCGAGCCATCATGTCAGAGCACAAGAAGACCATCACAGCCATATCGTGGTGCCCACACAACCCCGAGGTGTTTGCCAGCGCCAGCGCTGACAACCTGCTCATCATCTGGAACGTGGCAGAGCAGAAGATTGTGGCCAGGCTGGATAACACCAAAGGTACTGATAAGGAACTATGCCCAGTGGAGGCAGATGTACAGGGGAGTGGGTGGGCCAGAGGGGGTGTTCAGTAGGGAGAAAACGTTTTGAAACAGAGTGAAACAAGGTGGAGCGTGAAGCTGTGGCCAGACTAGATAACACCAAATGTACTGAACTATAGAGACATGTGGTCTGTATAACGCAAAAGATACTGGTTCTGACCAATCATCAGAATGGAAATGAGGAATGACTGTGGACCAGTGATAAGGGAGTTTACCTGGGAGTAGGCTCCTCTTTAGACACTACTGATGGGAGACGTGtcagagaggctagagagagtAGGTTGGGTTGCCTTGGGAGGGTGACTCAGTGAAGTGTTTGTGTGCTTAGTAATGTCATTAGGACTGGCTATTGTTGCTGCCACACTGACTCCTATCAGGAGGGAGATGGCTGACGGCTGGGATGTTTGGTGTTATTTGTTTTTCTaggagagagagcgtgtgtgtgtgggtgggtggatgaatgtgtgtgtttggttgtgtgtgtgtgtgtgcgtgcgtacgtgcgtgcgtgcgtgtgtgtgtgtgtgtgtatctaatgtgtctctaacccttgTGTACCATCACCCAGGCATCCCAGCGTCTCTGAGCTGGTGCTGGAACGCAGGTGACGGCGTGGCGTTTGTGTCCCATCGGGGCCCTCTCTACCTGTGGGCCATCAGCGGGCTGGACGCCGGCGTCACCATCCACAAGGAGGCACACAGCTTCCTGTCTGACATCTGTCTGCTCCGCTGGCACCCTGTCAAGAAGGGCAAGGTGGTGTTTGGACATACGGACGGGAGCCTCTCCATCTTCCAGCCAGGTAAGACTgaggctgcatctcaatagtctatagAGAGTCTAGACTGAGTCATCATCTCAAAAGTCTAAAGAGAGTCTAGACTgaggctgcatctcaatagtctatagATAGTCTAGACTGAgactgcatctcaatagtctatagATAGTCTAGATTGTGGCTGTGTCTCAATTGTCTATAGATAGTCTAGACTgaggctgcatctcaatagtctaaagaTAGTCTCGACTGAGACTGCACCTCAATAGTCTATAGATAGTCTAGATTGTGGCTGCGTCTCAATTGTCTAAAATGGCTTCCTCTCTTTGTCTTATCTCCTTCATTTGCACTGATGTGAAAGAACTGGGCATGCGTTTCAAACAATTTTACATTTTagttagcagacactcttatccagagcgacttacaatcaTTTTAGTCGgtaaacaaccacatatcacaattATTGcaagtacagatgtaggatctaaatttgagacagtttgctacagcaggaaaataatcctgcagcaacaggaaatgtgaattatcatgtggattataattaatggatatattttgtagaggttgatacattttttgttagggcaaatttgcggtgcaggaaaattctcagccacaagagtgatcaaattaagatcttacatctgtagacCCTTCTTCGAAATAGCTGTTATCAGCAGAATAAGTGCCaggaagaaaaaaacaacctttaaatatgtatttattgACTGTTTCTTCCACATGAGAACCTTTATTTGGTACCTCCAGGTATTTCATTAGGGGCTGTGGTGACTTCATTTAGTCAGTTGATGCAGcaggtctcctctcctgtcctagGATCTAAAAACCAGAAGCACGTGTTGCGCCCGGAGTCTTTAGAGGGGACGGACGAGGAGGACCCGGTCACAGCGTTGGAGTGGGATCCCTTGTCTACAGACTACCTCCTAGTGGCCAACCTGCATAATGGCATCCGAATGGTCGACTCAGAGGGGCTCACCTGTGTCACTACCTTCAGCTTCCCCAGTTCAGCTGCCTCTGTACAGTGTCTGGCCTGGGTCCCCAGTGCACCCGGCATGTTCATCACTGGTGGTAAGGACATATTGGGGTAGGGTTTACGGGTAGGGTACAATGGGTTAGGGTGCAGGGTGTAGGGGGGAGGGGAAAGCTGGGTCCTCAGCGCCCCCGGCATGTtcatcactagaggtaaagaaatGGGGGTAGCGTTTAGGGGGTAGGGTATAAGGGGTAGGGTACTGGGGGTTAAGGTAAGGTCACAAGGTAGGGTATGTTCATCAGTGTAGGTAGCTCGAGGTCAGGTGTGTAAGGCTCAGGCCTTTAGAACTGTCAATACCACTGTTCCAACGTGTTCCTTCTGTTCCCAGATTCTCAAGTCGGTGTGTTGAGGATATGGAACGTGTCCAGATCTACACCGCTGGACAACTTTAAACTGAAGAAGACCGGCTTCCATGCTTTACATGTGTTAAACTCTCCCCCAGCCAAGAAATGTAAGCATCTGACACACTACTGACACACTACTGATAATCCACAAATTAGGGTAGAATCCACAGTCTGCagcacactcttagaaaaaaaggggcTATCTACAGCTGTCCCAATAGGATAAACCTTTTGGAGCCCTTTTTTCTAAAAGGGAACAATAACTTCAGAGTTTTGGATATGAATGACTGATCTTGTGAAGTAAGATTGCCATATCTCTTGGAAAAACTGTAACTTTTCTATGGCATAGTGTGTTCTTTCCCCATTCTTGCTATCACCTGACCCCTTCTGACCCCTCCTGGCCCCGCCATTAATTGCCTCCCACCCTCTTTTCAGCCTTGAGCTCCATCTCCCCGACAAAGAACCACTACACATCATCCACCAGTGAGGCTGTTCCTCCTCCTACTCTATCCCAGAACCAGGCCTTCTCCCTCCCCCCGGGCCACGCTGTCTGCTGCTtcgtggatggaggggtggggctCTACGACATGGGAGCCAAGAAGTGGGACTTCCTACGAGacctggtgagggagggagggagggattcaGGGGTGAAAAGAAGGGAGGACACGTGGTAGCAATGGAGGTAGGGAAATTGGAATGATCCTAAGGGCGTTCTTCTATTTCTTGTTTGTGTCTGCATTTCTGTTGTACATAACTCCCAATCCAGTTCATGTTGAAGAAGACCTGACCCTGAAACAATATGTTGTTCTCAGGGTCATGTTGAGACCATATTTGACTGTAAATTCAAGCCAGACGACCCCAACCTGTTGGCGACAGCCTCGTTTGACGGGACCATTAAGGTGTGGGACATCAACACCCTCACGGCGGTTAACACGTCTCCCGGCAACGAGGGTGTGGTCTACTCCCTGTCCTGGGCTCCTGGTAAGACACGGGGAGAGAACACACGCAGACCATAATACTttgggtgtttctcaatatgtttTCTACCGTGTTCCACGTTGTCGTGCTCCGAGTGCATTTTCCCGAGGACGTTCTTGTGAGGACGAGAGTGTGGAGAACTCATAAAACATGACATTTGAGAAGCTCTCCCCctgctgtattacctcacgctgcacctcccccactgtattacctcacgctgcacctcccccactgtattacctcacgctgcacctcccccactgtattacctcacgctgcacctcccccactgtattacctcacgctgcacctctcccactgtattacctcacgctgcacctcccccactgtattacctcacgctgcacctcccccactgtattacctcacgctgcacctcccccactgtattacctcacgctgcacctcccccacTGTATTACCCTTCGCTGCACCTCCcccactgtattacctcacgctgcacctccccatTCACTGAACCTTCTTTCATCCGAGAAGTGCCCCATGTCCCATATCGCATATTTTGATATGCGCTCCTACTCCGAACCTTCCCATGCTCTAATTCGAAACACCCTTTATATACCATAATTCGTCATattgacttttattttgaaaacggCTCTGCTGGTGATGAATAGATGTTTTATGAACGCCTTAAGTATATATTTTCATGTAAAGTGTTACCTTGAGTTCTTTCCCGTTAGTAATGATTTACTGAATATAAATTAAGAAGTCAACGTAATGCACTTTCTTTTAACGATTTAGCTATGAAATATGTTGCGCTTTCTTGCGTTCGTTCATTTGGAAGCCGTAAATATGTCTCTATGTTATCTTCGTGTGTGTTCTTCGAAAGGAGACCTGAACTGCATAGCCGGAGCCACGTCCCGGAACGGTGCATTCATCTGGGATGTGAAGAAAGGCAAGATGATCACACGATTCAATGAGGTGCGTCAACAACCCCGACCAAAAACATGACAGTCATAAGGGCTTTTCACACTCCTGAGCCGAACCGAGTTAAACCAAACCAAGCTGTACTGAGCTAGCCTGGTTACGCATCCACTATCCAGCGGTTTGTTCGGGTCGGCCTGATAGTGTGAAAAGGAGAATAGAGTGATTTATCAATCATTTCGTTAGtttatcaatatatttttttatgccACAGCCTTTTTGTTCCCTTGTGTACTCAACAGCATGGGAATAATGGTATCTTCTGTATCGCATGGAGCCATAAGGACTCTAAAAGAATAGCCACATGTAGTGGCGACGGCTTTTGCATCATTAGGACCATCGACGGCAGGGTCTTACACAAGTACAAGCACCCTGCTGCTGTGTTTGGTTGTGACTGGAGCCAGAATAACAAGTAAGAGTCCACTTGTGTAGTTCACCTTTCATACTGTATAACAAGTATACTGGAAGATGTAGTTAGTTacctatactctctctctctctttctctccctctctccctttctttctttctttctttctttctttctttctttctttctgtctgtctgtctctctgtctctctctttctaatataataataataataatatatcccatttagcagacgcttttgtccaaagcgacttacaagtcggctggggccactacttttacatatgggtggccctaccgggaatcgaacccacgacgcttggcgttgcaagcgccatgctctaccgactgagcctccctctctctctccctctctttctctctccctctctccctctctctctctctccctctctttctctctctctctctctccctctccctctctttctctctctctctctctccctctctccctctctccctctctctcgctctccctctctttctctttttctcactttctttctttatttctgtctgtctgtctgtctgtctgtctgtctgtctgtctctctctctgtctgtatctatccccctctctctttctttctctcactattttttctttctctctctctctctctctctttctccattcccaGAGACATGATAGCCACGGGCTGTGAGGATAAAAACGTGCGTGTGTACTACCTGGCCACCAGTTCTGACCAGCCACTCAAGGTGTTCACGGGTCACCTGGCCAAGGTGTTCCACGTGCGCTGGTCTCCTCTCCGAGAGGGTATTCTCTGCAGTGGCTCAGATGACGGGTACACGCAGCACGTTAATACATTATTCATATATGTTCTTTCACTGAGTCTCACAGCACATTGCATTAGGGTGATTTATCACATCCACCAATGTATAACAGTACCTGAATAATGCATGGCAAACACTTTGTACtgatacacagatacacatggTAGTTATTTGATATGCTACCATTATCAATACAGATGCCATTGGTTTGAGTAGTCACTCTATTATGTAAATGAGCGTCCGcatataacctctctctctctttctctctctctctctctctctctctctctctctctctttctctctctttctctctctctctctctctctctttctgtctctcgctccctttctctctctctctcctcccctcccccctctccaggACTGTGCGTATCTGGGATTATACCCAGGATGCCTGTATCAACGTGCTGAGTGGTCACAAGGCTCCTGTCCGAGGCCTGATGTGGAACACGGAGGTGCCCTACCTGCTGACCAGCGGCAGCTGGGACTACACCATTAAAGTCTGGGACACCAGGGACGGAACCTGCCTGGACACCTGCTACGACCACGGCGCTGATGTTTATGGTACCGGTCCTCAGGAACACCACACTGCAGCCATCATCAAATAGACTCAGCCACAGGCCCAGGATCATTTCTAGACTGCAAACTGACCTCCAGAAGCCCAAACATatcatatttgactaaaacattatCATCTCAAACCTTGCTTGCGTTTGCATACAatcacatatctctctctattatgcgtgggagtCAAAATtcaaatcacttggagctgatttgctggtgttttcacagccttttatgtccaacaaggggggggggggggggggggttgttcagAAACTTTGCCAAATAAAATAATCTGTGGACCACCAGTCGGGGAAACCTGCTATGCTTTATAGAGGCCAATGAATGTGAAATGATATATATGGTACTGTTTCTACACTGACACTGTGTCTGTAATGCTGCAACCTGATCTGATTCCTCCAGGCCTGACTTGCCACCCCAGCCGTCCGTTCACCATGGCCTCATGTTCCCGGGACTCTACGGTCAGGTTGTGGTCCCTCACTCCGCTCATCGCTCCGCTCCTGGTCAACGTCCTGGCTGACCACAACTGGGACGACATCATCGGCAACACGGGTCAGTCAGATGTTACGATACTGAAGAAATGTGTTGTGTAGAACATGTACAGTGGAGGGTAAGGCACGTAAACACCCTTATGTTGTGCCAGCGTTTACCCACCTTTTGATGACAAAATGCATTGAAAATATAGGGAGCGTAACTTTACTCACCAGGAACTGCGGTTAGCGTTTGCtcgtcattttttttttacctctgcATCACTGGCCATGTAGAATAAGGAATCGTGTTAGTTCTATGTGCTACATTTCTATCTGTATACACTCCAGGATTAGGGATTCATCAGTAAACactctttatccctctcccatCAGTCACTATGACTATATTGTCACAGACGTGTTGATTACTCATGACATCAATATGTTGATTGCTCATAACTCTGTCTCCACTGTGAGAGAGTGATACCGCAAATATTTATCAGTCCAAACCCGACATAGCCTCACAAGAACAATTCATCTGATCTGACATCATCCtgaacctgtgtgtgtctgtatggtagAGTActatatcccctcctctcctccagataGGGCCATGGTACCTGGTGCTACCCCTCTGCTCTGTGGGAAGGTGTCCAGAGACATCAAGCAGGAGCTGGATAAACTCTCCAGTGATGTACGGGTGAAGAAACTCAGGTGGTTCTCTGAATGTTTCTCTGTGAGTATATTTACTCGCAATTTTCCTTAAATGAATAGCACTTTATTTACAGTCATTTAGTTATTCCATTCctgtagtccagacacatggtTTTAATCTGGTTTGATTGAAGTATAGTCGTTTTTTTCTTGGTATAATTTTATGTCATCAGGTATCAAATAACCTATAGATAACCCTTCAAGTTAGTACTCCTATTTGGTAGTATTTATATACTGGAATCCCCAtgtattatgtactgtacatactaccAACTCTTATGAAGTGCTTATGAATACTTTTTCTGTGTTCTTTCCTCCAGCCACCAGGGGGCAGTCATAACCTGTGGGACCTGGTGTCAGTGATTAACGGGCAGGACGACAGTCTGCTTCCCCAGAGCTACGGCAAGGGCATCATGCACATGAAACACTTGGTCCGCTTCAAAACCGTAAGtcgaccactgactgactgactgtctcatgTCACACATGGTCCAGTCCCTTCAGATCTGCAAACATCCAAGGGTCGGGGCCGAAGGAAAAGGGGGATGGAGTGATTCTGGACCAAGCGTATGAGTCGTATTTCTAAGGGGTTCGTTTTCATAAGAACATCAAACGTTTCACGACTATTCACTTACAGTACACATTTCAatgtgtctgttctgtagtctGAGGCCCAGGAATTGACCATAGTGAAGATGTCTAAGTTCGGCGGGGGGATCGGGGCTCCCAGtaaagaggagagactgagagacgcAGCAGAGATCCATCTAAGACTGGGGCAGATCCAGAGATACTGTGAACTCATGGTGGAACTGGGAGAGGTAATGGACCTATTCATTTTAGGCCCTAGGCTACACTCTTAGGGgggaaagggttccaaaagggttctgcggctgtccccataggtagaaccctttttgcttgcaggtagaactcttttgggttccgtgtagaagggttttacctggaaccaaaaggggttactcaaaagggttctcctatggggacagccgcagAACCATTTTTGGTACTAGATAGCATATTTTTTCTGTGTGTAGAACAACTATGGGTGTATTAGGAACAATACATGGAGTCATACGGCATTACAGTATGACCCCTCAATAAAGGGTGTCCATTAACAATCACAGCATTAATTGCTGTACATAATGATGATGTTTGTCATGTTTTCTGTATTTGTCAGTGGGACAAGGCATTGTCAGTTGCGCCTGGTGTATCCATAAAGTATTGGAAGAAACTCATGCAACGGTATGTTTTGAGTTAGTTTGTCAATTCAAGAGGCATGTTTATGGTTACGTGTACATTtgagccatttagcagacgctctcatccagagcgac
Coding sequences within:
- the LOC135507598 gene encoding WD repeat-containing protein 17-like isoform X3 is translated as MSQVKQVGLLAAGCQPWNKDVCAASEDRFAYCATLAIYVYQLDHRYNEFKLRAIMSEHKKTITAISWCPHNPEVFASASADNLLIIWNVAEQKIVARLDNTKGIPASLSWCWNAGDGVAFVSHRGPLYLWAISGLDAGVTIHKEAHSFLSDICLLRWHPVKKGKVVFGHTDGSLSIFQPGSKNQKHVLRPESLEGTDEEDPVTALEWDPLSTDYLLVANLHNGIRMVDSEGLTCVTTFSFPSSAASVQCLAWVPSAPGMFITGDSQVGVLRIWNVSRSTPLDNFKLKKTGFHALHVLNSPPAKKSLSSISPTKNHYTSSTSEAVPPPTLSQNQAFSLPPGHAVCCFVDGGVGLYDMGAKKWDFLRDLGHVETIFDCKFKPDDPNLLATASFDGTIKVWDINTLTAVNTSPGNEGVVYSLSWAPGDLNCIAGATSRNGAFIWDVKKGKMITRFNEHGNNGIFCIAWSHKDSKRIATCSGDGFCIIRTIDGRVLHKYKHPAAVFGCDWSQNNKDMIATGCEDKNVRVYYLATSSDQPLKVFTGHLAKVFHVRWSPLREGILCSGSDDGTVRIWDYTQDACINVLSGHKAPVRGLMWNTEVPYLLTSGSWDYTIKVWDTRDGTCLDTCYDHGADVYGLTCHPSRPFTMASCSRDSTVRLWSLTPLIAPLLVNVLADHNWDDIIGNTDRAMVPGATPLLCGKVSRDIKQELDKLSSDVRVKKLRWFSECFSPPGGSHNLWDLVSVINGQDDSLLPQSYGKGIMHMKHLVRFKTSEAQELTIVKMSKFGGGIGAPSKEERLRDAAEIHLRLGQIQRYCELMVELGEWDKALSVAPGVSIKYWKKLMQRRADQLMQEENHDVIPYCIATGDVRKLVSFFTARGQLNEALLVAQGACEGNIHVPQTAVINHTTTTDSDDIQAYNGLLHCACKELAEWYFQDGRAVLAACCHLAVDNTELAMASLTRGNELELAVCVGLVLGESANQATHYVLELLARKYMTAPTWDLAADLLQMIPDNEVLLAKLCAFYPGSSSEIDQIHEKCGLPSLEECQGLAESAVSEGDIFNAVKYYLMSPEPDAALLVGIAHVKEQLSDSDWTVDSVHPILDLLGYIRTDRLILAKVTEARSELLILSGYIGALLAIRRQYSSIVPALYEYTSQLMKRREVSVPLQIEQLSVELEAWMACTPSLINSRGPDEAPYTPPSEAQKAEHARLLDRLQEEPLRGLEGPDYVTGSNLPSHSDVQVSCFTGLRIQGPVFFLEDGKSAISLNDALMWAKVNPFSPLGTGVRLNPF